Proteins found in one Planctomycetes bacterium MalM25 genomic segment:
- the pknD_2 gene encoding Serine/threonine-protein kinase PknD: MTPIDPTDATANLGVGGSAYIPPVLSGGATRASTPASNEPVSSTAASAPTGEGRYTPGDELGRGGWGHVEQARDHQLERDVAIKRINRELGHATAIHERFLHEARVTGQLQHPGIVPVHELGVGEDGAPYYVMKLLEGATFKETIRATHSDPNGLPDGFSIDLLERFIAIANAVAYAHQQGVVHRDLKPSNVMVGRFGETIVVDWGLANHVDAWDETSPQEPLSEPPRSSGGSRSATATGRGAVLGTPAYMSPEQSLGDSETLGPATDVYALGVILYEVLTGANPFGSDSVETTLTLVREGRYRPPREINRRVPRALAAICTTAMAHDPADRYERAEQIVEDLQRFLVGEAVSVHDEPWWTPALRWCRRHPALTSGVFGSLAVLLVASTVFGAIIHRAYRAEQQARAEALERLAESREAGDAWLIGLSGSLQFFPGMEGLRGRLIDDAATHYAGLANELQSQGDDAPTQLELARCHLRLGDLHRLADRPDDSRRHYRLALSTFDQDGEALSWETRLESVNARIGLAMLDGFDRGALRSSLTEEAWLLGQLATTEVSGNRERRHRVANTLSRLALAFTRSDVGDAPEQIDRLVEAEGRAEYLVADRNEPRDHQLLQTVRDELCPLLRQEGRLAEAERLWLAETKRLEAFTQEQPDRPDLLQSLAFARMRLAGLRADSHHDHQAATGYRQAIDDLQRAWSLTDADAYYRRNVGVSLANLARSLPDDEVAEARLHEAMSELRAAVEATGPSAEDLARLADCYASLGRLSARRRDEGTLDFFDSAERCFAVLADHQPLSDRHRVALARCLGERASCRIDRGETGPARTDLQRADDLLLELTTTDLEVKTAAERLANQLRFCRAELLEAEGAVAAADTVRGEALTRLRELAQQEQAPPHRGRYPEAMQTLVDRLLERHDSDAGDWAEADRWLHKMAEVSPACTTVAPWRQRRALVYWRRGETDRAIILARSAEEASPGDPLTRALLIALGDAEDNELIAIRDATPGDRRLRFWIEQWLAAEDTQPAQPSQGPRR; encoded by the coding sequence ATGACCCCGATCGACCCGACGGACGCAACGGCGAACCTGGGCGTCGGTGGCTCCGCCTACATCCCCCCGGTCTTGTCCGGCGGAGCGACCCGGGCCAGCACCCCGGCGAGCAACGAGCCGGTTTCATCGACCGCCGCGTCGGCTCCAACCGGCGAGGGCCGCTACACGCCGGGCGACGAACTGGGGCGGGGCGGTTGGGGGCACGTCGAGCAGGCCCGCGATCACCAGCTCGAACGCGACGTCGCGATCAAGCGGATCAACCGCGAGTTGGGTCACGCGACCGCGATCCACGAGCGTTTCCTGCACGAGGCCCGCGTCACCGGGCAGTTGCAGCACCCCGGCATTGTGCCCGTTCACGAGCTCGGCGTCGGCGAGGATGGCGCCCCCTACTACGTGATGAAGCTCCTGGAGGGGGCGACCTTCAAGGAGACGATCCGCGCAACGCACAGCGATCCCAACGGGCTGCCCGACGGCTTCTCGATCGACTTGCTCGAACGCTTCATCGCCATCGCCAACGCGGTCGCCTACGCGCACCAACAAGGGGTCGTCCACCGCGACCTGAAACCGTCCAACGTGATGGTCGGGCGTTTCGGTGAGACGATCGTTGTCGACTGGGGCTTGGCAAACCACGTCGATGCTTGGGACGAAACCTCGCCGCAAGAGCCACTCTCCGAACCACCTCGATCAAGCGGAGGCAGCCGGAGCGCGACGGCGACCGGCCGTGGCGCGGTGCTCGGCACGCCGGCCTACATGTCGCCCGAGCAATCGCTCGGCGACAGCGAGACGCTGGGGCCCGCGACCGACGTCTACGCCCTGGGCGTGATCCTCTACGAGGTGCTCACGGGGGCGAACCCGTTCGGCTCCGACAGCGTCGAGACGACCCTCACGCTCGTCCGCGAGGGGCGGTACCGCCCGCCTCGCGAGATCAACCGGCGGGTCCCGCGCGCCCTGGCGGCGATCTGCACAACCGCCATGGCGCACGACCCGGCCGATCGCTACGAGCGAGCCGAACAGATCGTCGAGGACCTGCAACGCTTCCTCGTGGGAGAGGCGGTCTCGGTTCACGATGAACCCTGGTGGACTCCGGCGCTGCGATGGTGCCGACGCCACCCCGCGTTGACCTCCGGCGTGTTCGGCTCGCTGGCCGTCCTGCTGGTTGCCTCGACGGTGTTCGGCGCCATCATCCACCGGGCGTACCGAGCCGAACAACAGGCCCGTGCCGAGGCGCTGGAACGCCTCGCCGAATCACGCGAGGCGGGCGACGCCTGGCTGATCGGCCTGAGCGGATCGCTCCAATTCTTTCCCGGCATGGAGGGGCTGCGCGGTCGTTTGATCGACGACGCGGCCACGCACTACGCCGGCCTAGCGAACGAGCTGCAATCGCAGGGGGACGACGCGCCGACCCAACTCGAACTGGCCCGCTGCCACCTGCGTCTGGGCGACCTCCACCGGCTGGCGGATCGACCGGACGATTCCCGGCGGCACTACCGGCTCGCGTTGTCGACGTTCGATCAAGACGGAGAAGCGCTGTCTTGGGAGACGCGTCTCGAATCCGTGAACGCCCGGATCGGGCTGGCGATGCTGGACGGGTTCGATCGTGGCGCCCTGAGATCCTCGCTCACGGAGGAGGCGTGGCTGTTGGGTCAGCTCGCCACCACAGAAGTCTCTGGAAACCGTGAACGCCGCCACCGAGTCGCCAACACGCTGTCACGCCTCGCCCTGGCGTTCACACGCAGCGATGTGGGAGATGCGCCCGAGCAGATCGATCGCCTCGTCGAAGCCGAGGGGCGAGCCGAGTACCTTGTTGCTGATCGGAACGAGCCACGCGACCACCAGCTGCTGCAAACGGTGCGTGACGAGCTCTGCCCGCTGCTACGGCAGGAGGGGCGATTGGCGGAAGCCGAGCGGTTGTGGCTCGCCGAGACCAAGCGACTCGAAGCGTTCACCCAAGAACAACCCGACCGCCCCGACCTCCTGCAATCGCTGGCGTTCGCCCGGATGAGGCTGGCGGGCTTGCGGGCGGATTCTCATCACGACCATCAGGCGGCGACGGGCTACCGTCAGGCGATCGACGACCTTCAGCGGGCCTGGTCGTTGACCGACGCGGACGCCTATTACCGCCGCAACGTCGGGGTGTCGCTGGCCAACTTGGCCCGCAGCCTGCCCGATGACGAAGTTGCCGAAGCCCGCTTGCACGAAGCGATGTCTGAGCTTCGCGCGGCGGTGGAGGCCACGGGCCCTTCGGCGGAGGACCTCGCCCGGCTCGCGGACTGCTACGCTTCGCTCGGTCGGCTCTCTGCGCGGCGTCGCGATGAAGGAACGCTCGATTTCTTCGATTCGGCCGAGCGCTGCTTCGCGGTGCTGGCCGATCACCAACCGTTGTCCGACCGCCACCGAGTGGCGCTGGCGCGTTGCTTGGGCGAGAGGGCGAGCTGTCGGATCGACCGGGGCGAGACCGGTCCGGCGCGCACCGATCTGCAACGTGCTGATGACTTGCTGCTTGAACTCACGACCACTGATCTAGAAGTCAAAACCGCCGCCGAGCGGCTCGCCAACCAGCTGCGGTTCTGCCGGGCGGAACTCTTGGAAGCCGAAGGGGCGGTCGCCGCCGCCGACACGGTTCGCGGCGAGGCGCTTACTCGGCTACGAGAGCTCGCCCAACAAGAACAGGCCCCACCACACCGAGGCCGCTACCCCGAAGCGATGCAAACGCTCGTCGATCGCCTCCTCGAGCGGCACGACAGCGATGCAGGTGATTGGGCCGAGGCGGATCGCTGGCTCCATAAGATGGCGGAGGTCTCTCCCGCCTGCACCACCGTTGCCCCGTGGCGACAACGGCGTGCCTTGGTCTACTGGCGGCGGGGTGAGACCGACCGCGCCATCATTCTCGCACGCAGCGCAGAGGAAGCGTCTCCCGGCGACCCGCTGACGCGCGCCCTCCTGATCGCCTTGGGTGACGCCGAGGACAATGAGCTCATTGCGATCCGCGACGCGACGCCGGGCGACCGGCGGTTGCGGTTCTGGATCGAGCAGTGGCTTGCCGCCGAGGACACCCAGCCTGCCCAACCGTCACAGGGTCCACGCCGCTAG
- the pleD_2 gene encoding Response regulator PleD yields MNVAAGATIEDRTLMDPSVYAEPEVQVQDCCLVQIYPADVIDGMLRLENGSVVVGRDTACDLHLPDASVSRKHAELRRTAEGYEVADLGSTNGTLVNGEPVTTRKLNTGDSVKFGGFLFKFLSADSIETVYHETVYSALTIDALTGAFNKSYLLDNLQREIACFRRHARPLAVVMTDIDRFKSVNDTHGHLVGDEVLREFGQRIAGARRDGDLFARYGGEEFCLLLPDTAAVEAAEVSERCRAVVADTPFDTAAGPLTVTASFGIEVLTDQADATPNDLIGAADERLYTAKEGGRNRVVGPAEG; encoded by the coding sequence ATGAACGTCGCCGCTGGCGCTACGATCGAAGATCGCACCCTGATGGACCCGTCGGTCTACGCGGAACCGGAAGTCCAAGTCCAAGACTGCTGCCTGGTGCAGATCTACCCGGCGGACGTCATCGACGGGATGCTCCGGCTGGAGAACGGCAGCGTCGTCGTGGGACGCGACACGGCGTGTGACCTCCACCTGCCGGACGCGAGCGTCTCGCGCAAGCACGCCGAGCTGCGGCGCACCGCCGAAGGCTACGAGGTCGCGGACCTCGGCAGCACCAACGGGACCCTCGTGAACGGCGAGCCGGTCACCACGCGCAAGCTGAACACCGGCGACAGCGTGAAGTTCGGCGGCTTCCTGTTCAAATTCCTGTCGGCCGATTCGATCGAGACGGTCTACCACGAAACCGTCTACTCCGCCCTGACGATCGACGCCCTCACCGGCGCGTTCAACAAGAGCTACCTGCTCGATAACCTGCAACGCGAAATCGCTTGCTTCCGGCGTCACGCCCGCCCGCTGGCGGTGGTGATGACCGACATCGACCGCTTCAAGTCGGTCAACGACACGCACGGGCACCTGGTCGGGGACGAGGTGCTCCGCGAGTTCGGCCAGCGCATCGCCGGCGCACGGCGAGACGGCGATCTCTTCGCCCGCTACGGCGGCGAGGAGTTCTGCCTGCTGCTGCCCGACACGGCAGCCGTGGAGGCGGCCGAGGTCTCCGAACGCTGCCGGGCGGTCGTCGCGGACACGCCGTTCGACACCGCGGCGGGACCGCTCACGGTGACGGCGAGCTTCGGCATCGAGGTGCTGACCGACCAAGCCGACGCCACGCCGAACGACCTGATCGGCGCCGCCGACGAGCGTCTCTACACCGCGAAAGAGGGTGGCCGCAACCGCGTGGTCGGACCGGCGGAAGGCTGA
- the betC_9 gene encoding Choline-sulfatase, with protein sequence MPHRLDFTPRASLALLLIAFAGVVVAEAADKPNVIFILADDISANEFPLHGVAEGGPGNQVSATGSARTPNLDRLASEGAWVKTAWSTPLCGPTRAMTMTGRYAHRHGWYHNSMKADGRFYHTSVDSNGDRQIIGDVARRAGYATVWAGKTQMPDLDQYGFDEGLFYSGYNERINGQTNPFSDFQGRVPYNQASWNWKPKLKRMNHPDDSGTFAWAPANLNGEMEYGQDKYVETLFDFINRHTDDPTTPADDGEATKPFFAYYTPNLGHDAIDFLHATQDGAGDYRCAGCPQPAWPGTPELTLDEQSGRWSRVVDTYQQQSNPGDPVASVTEDHIERHVEYLDYQVQQITDELDRLGIADNTVLIFTSDNGSWGYGKGNVTKQRGLHVPFIVHAPGQLAVQGEQDILVDLSDFWPTLAEIVGYEPPVDYEVDGQSVWDYLTGETSEHRDWISSYYREDQMIRGKNVMRDGHGDWYDTRGATDGDSFVLLTANSDPTLLAEKRMLEIALEGLPSLEESQYADAFPSTATIELSPAANLTVPEPSTASLVAIATAFLGGRRGFALRAWRGPRAPRRGGSL encoded by the coding sequence ATGCCCCACCGCCTCGATTTCACACCGCGAGCTTCACTCGCTCTCTTGCTCATTGCCTTCGCCGGGGTGGTGGTGGCAGAAGCGGCCGACAAGCCCAACGTGATCTTCATCCTGGCCGACGACATCAGCGCGAATGAGTTCCCGCTGCACGGCGTCGCCGAGGGGGGGCCCGGCAATCAAGTCTCGGCGACCGGCTCCGCCCGGACGCCGAACCTCGACCGCCTCGCTTCCGAGGGGGCGTGGGTGAAGACCGCGTGGTCGACGCCCCTCTGCGGACCGACCCGCGCGATGACGATGACCGGCCGCTACGCCCACCGGCACGGCTGGTACCACAACAGCATGAAGGCGGACGGCCGGTTCTACCACACGTCGGTCGACTCCAACGGGGATCGGCAGATCATCGGCGACGTCGCGAGGCGGGCCGGCTACGCGACCGTCTGGGCCGGCAAGACCCAGATGCCCGACCTCGATCAATACGGTTTCGACGAGGGGCTCTTCTACAGCGGCTACAACGAACGCATCAACGGCCAGACCAACCCGTTCAGCGATTTCCAAGGCCGGGTCCCCTACAACCAAGCCTCTTGGAACTGGAAACCGAAGCTGAAGCGGATGAACCACCCGGACGACTCGGGCACCTTCGCATGGGCCCCCGCCAACCTGAACGGCGAGATGGAGTACGGGCAAGACAAGTACGTGGAGACCCTCTTCGATTTCATCAACCGACATACCGACGACCCGACCACCCCGGCCGACGACGGCGAAGCGACCAAGCCCTTCTTCGCTTACTACACGCCCAACCTCGGGCACGACGCGATCGACTTCCTGCACGCCACACAGGACGGCGCCGGCGACTACCGCTGCGCCGGCTGCCCCCAGCCCGCCTGGCCCGGCACGCCCGAGCTGACGCTCGACGAGCAGTCGGGGCGTTGGAGCCGCGTCGTCGATACGTACCAGCAACAGTCGAATCCCGGCGACCCGGTCGCGAGCGTGACCGAGGACCACATCGAACGGCACGTCGAGTATCTCGACTACCAAGTCCAGCAGATCACCGACGAGCTGGACCGCCTCGGCATCGCGGACAACACCGTGCTGATCTTCACCTCCGACAACGGCTCGTGGGGCTACGGCAAGGGGAACGTCACCAAGCAACGCGGCCTGCACGTCCCGTTCATCGTCCACGCCCCCGGCCAGCTCGCCGTGCAAGGCGAGCAGGACATCCTCGTCGACTTGAGCGACTTCTGGCCGACCCTCGCCGAAATCGTCGGCTACGAGCCGCCGGTTGATTACGAAGTCGATGGCCAGAGCGTTTGGGACTATTTGACCGGCGAGACGAGCGAGCACCGCGATTGGATCTCCTCCTACTACCGAGAGGATCAGATGATCCGCGGTAAGAACGTCATGCGGGACGGCCACGGAGACTGGTACGACACCCGCGGCGCTACGGACGGTGACTCGTTCGTGCTGCTCACGGCGAACTCGGACCCCACGCTACTCGCCGAGAAGCGGATGCTCGAGATCGCCCTCGAGGGGCTTCCGAGCCTTGAGGAGTCGCAGTACGCCGACGCCTTCCCGTCGACCGCCACGATCGAGCTGAGCCCCGCGGCCAACCTGACGGTCCCCGAGCCCTCCACGGCGAGCCTCGTGGCGATCGCGACGGCGTTCCTGGGAGGTCGTCGCGGTTTCGCATTGCGGGCCTGGCGAGGGCCCCGCGCACCACGGCGGGGAGGCTCCTTGTGA